A genomic segment from Chitinophaga flava encodes:
- a CDS encoding Pls/PosA family non-ribosomal peptide synthetase: MITTGSKIMNGYSIVKGPQLKELIQQETLADIFRHAAKEHAHHTALIFQHQSLTYAEMDHWSDAVAAMLQARGIGPGSVVGVWWPRGLELHAAILGIVKAGAAYVPLDREMPAERVEGVLTEVQAAACFSEESLHLEAAILAVPPVPDITEQFNLTAGPSPENIAYVLYTSGSTGKPKGIPITHRQICHLVRAEQTILKINSHDKVYQGFSVSFDMWCEETWVSYFAGATLWVADTTTAKAIDELAATLRQEEITVLHAVPSLLAVMEDDIPTLRLINAGGEACTPQVLARWGVPPRLFYNSYGPTETTVSATFAALKPGDPITIGHPLPNYNMAVVDDQLNILPLGERGELVITGPGVGYGYIDRPELTREKFVPKPVSMDMLPGDMVYRTGDAAIILPDGNIDFQGRLDDQIKLRGYRIELGEIENRLNAIAGVVAAAVAVRKDNNDQDQLVGYVVMGDDQSFDEGHFRAELAKVLPPYMVPGTILELDDMPRLPSGKINRKALPLPPAFAQPVTHETIDANAPLQDRVLAILTKVFPDRNINLQQDFFTDLGGHSLLAAAFVSRLRREANVPQASLKDIYIHRPLQSLVDTWSTQPQPGKKKERSFNKVPWWRHLACWSAQTASLLLIFGLFAMQIYLPYLGYYYVEQETSSLGYAIITALSMFCLLPPIFSVLIISVKWLVIGKMKAGDYPLWGQYYFRWWLVKTMQRLMPSQFLNGTPLYPAYLRLLGVKIAPDAQLGAVTIGAEDLVTIGSDVSISSQAVINNAFVEDGWLKLRTVHLGDHAYIGSSAVIAGDTVMEPWSELQDLSYLPANSRIASGEVWHGSPAQLKVKKEISELPQPLPVSAATRRKYSLIFSLFLLVFPFTILLPLLPTIITLNQLDNAAPDYNFNYMIITPSLALSYIILFTGQTVLLSRLLQWGIKPGTYPIYSLFYVRKWFADQLMSLTLIVIHPIFATVYISSLFRALGARIGKNTEVSTASSVTHPLLEIGNGAFIADAVTLGESDVRAQRLILEKTVIHDTSFVGNSALIPQGYELPPNMLIGVLSIPPTKEQMANSTARDWFGSPAIALPRRQESRFFPPELTTNPSPQRKMARGFMEFIRILIPETIVICCSILFIAYAHDLVTDKAWWQVLLGFPFYYLFFLGLPAFFFTVVMKWVLTGQYRSIQSPMWTSKVWRSEGTTSTYEALSVPFLLDFLRGTPWLPVLLRMLGVKAGYRVWLNTTDITEFDMVEIGHDSALNEDSGPQTHLFEDRVMKIGAIKIGERCSIGARTIILYDSEIGDDVNITPLSLVMKGEKLQPGTDWTGSPIKPE; this comes from the coding sequence ATGATTACTACAGGAAGCAAAATTATGAATGGTTATAGTATAGTAAAAGGGCCCCAGCTAAAGGAATTAATACAACAGGAAACCCTGGCGGATATTTTCAGACATGCAGCTAAAGAGCATGCACATCATACCGCGCTGATATTCCAGCACCAATCCCTCACTTACGCCGAAATGGACCACTGGAGCGACGCCGTAGCTGCCATGCTGCAAGCGCGGGGCATTGGACCTGGCAGTGTGGTAGGCGTATGGTGGCCGCGGGGACTGGAACTGCATGCAGCGATCCTGGGTATCGTAAAAGCCGGGGCGGCCTACGTTCCGCTTGACCGCGAAATGCCGGCAGAAAGGGTGGAGGGTGTACTCACCGAAGTACAGGCCGCCGCCTGTTTTAGTGAGGAATCGCTGCACCTTGAGGCAGCTATTCTTGCTGTACCGCCGGTACCTGATATCACAGAGCAGTTCAACCTGACCGCCGGCCCTTCCCCTGAAAATATTGCCTACGTGCTGTATACCTCCGGTAGTACAGGGAAGCCCAAAGGCATCCCCATCACCCACCGGCAGATATGCCACCTGGTAAGGGCCGAACAGACCATTCTCAAAATCAACTCCCACGATAAAGTATACCAGGGCTTTTCCGTATCCTTTGATATGTGGTGCGAAGAAACCTGGGTCAGCTATTTTGCAGGGGCTACCCTCTGGGTGGCGGATACCACTACCGCCAAAGCCATTGATGAACTGGCTGCCACCCTGCGGCAGGAAGAAATTACCGTCCTCCATGCCGTACCCAGTCTGCTGGCCGTTATGGAAGATGATATACCCACCCTCCGCCTGATCAATGCCGGAGGAGAGGCCTGTACCCCGCAGGTATTGGCCCGGTGGGGCGTACCTCCCCGTCTCTTCTATAACAGTTACGGACCTACGGAGACAACAGTTAGCGCCACCTTCGCCGCACTCAAACCAGGAGATCCCATCACCATCGGTCATCCGCTGCCCAACTACAACATGGCAGTAGTAGACGACCAGCTGAACATACTCCCCCTCGGAGAACGTGGTGAACTGGTGATCACCGGCCCCGGCGTAGGCTACGGCTATATCGACCGGCCCGAACTGACCCGCGAAAAGTTCGTGCCCAAACCCGTCTCCATGGACATGCTCCCCGGAGACATGGTATACCGTACCGGCGATGCCGCCATCATCCTCCCCGACGGCAACATCGACTTCCAGGGCCGCCTCGACGACCAGATCAAATTACGCGGCTACCGCATAGAACTGGGTGAAATAGAAAACAGGCTCAACGCCATCGCCGGCGTAGTAGCCGCCGCCGTTGCCGTTAGAAAAGATAACAACGACCAGGACCAGCTGGTAGGATATGTAGTGATGGGCGATGACCAGTCCTTTGATGAAGGCCACTTCCGCGCTGAACTGGCTAAAGTACTGCCTCCCTACATGGTGCCCGGCACCATCCTCGAACTGGATGACATGCCACGGCTGCCCAGCGGAAAAATAAACCGCAAGGCATTACCGCTGCCCCCTGCCTTCGCCCAGCCCGTTACGCATGAAACCATCGATGCCAACGCGCCGCTGCAGGACCGGGTACTGGCCATCCTTACCAAAGTATTTCCCGACAGGAACATCAACCTGCAACAGGATTTCTTTACTGACCTGGGCGGACACTCCCTGCTCGCCGCCGCTTTTGTTTCCCGCCTGCGCCGGGAAGCCAATGTACCACAGGCTTCACTGAAAGATATTTATATCCACCGCCCGCTGCAGTCACTCGTTGATACCTGGAGCACACAACCACAACCCGGCAAAAAGAAAGAACGCAGCTTCAACAAAGTGCCCTGGTGGCGTCACCTCGCCTGCTGGTCAGCACAAACCGCATCGCTGCTGCTGATATTCGGACTCTTTGCCATGCAGATATATCTGCCCTACCTCGGTTACTACTATGTAGAACAGGAAACCAGCAGCCTGGGATATGCCATCATCACCGCACTGAGCATGTTCTGCCTGCTACCGCCCATCTTCTCAGTTCTGATCATCAGTGTTAAATGGCTGGTCATCGGCAAAATGAAAGCAGGCGACTACCCGCTGTGGGGACAATATTATTTCCGCTGGTGGCTTGTGAAAACCATGCAACGGCTCATGCCTTCACAGTTCCTCAACGGCACACCACTTTATCCGGCATACCTCCGCCTCCTGGGCGTGAAAATAGCCCCCGATGCACAACTCGGTGCTGTTACCATCGGCGCCGAAGACCTGGTTACCATCGGCAGCGATGTGAGCATCAGCTCACAGGCAGTCATCAACAACGCCTTTGTAGAAGACGGATGGCTCAAATTACGCACCGTACACCTCGGCGACCATGCCTATATCGGCAGCAGCGCCGTTATTGCCGGTGATACCGTAATGGAACCCTGGAGCGAACTGCAGGACCTGAGTTACCTGCCGGCCAACAGCCGCATCGCCTCCGGCGAAGTATGGCATGGCAGCCCCGCACAACTCAAAGTAAAAAAGGAAATCAGCGAACTGCCGCAACCACTGCCGGTATCCGCTGCCACCCGCAGAAAATACAGCCTGATCTTCTCACTGTTCCTGCTGGTATTCCCCTTTACCATCCTGCTGCCCCTGCTGCCTACTATCATCACGCTCAACCAGCTGGATAACGCCGCGCCGGATTATAACTTCAACTACATGATCATCACGCCATCACTGGCGCTGAGTTATATCATCCTGTTCACCGGACAGACCGTTCTGCTGAGCCGCCTGTTGCAGTGGGGTATCAAACCCGGCACCTATCCCATTTACAGCCTGTTCTATGTGCGTAAATGGTTTGCCGACCAGCTGATGTCGCTGACACTGATCGTAATACATCCCATCTTTGCCACGGTATATATCTCCAGCCTGTTCCGTGCACTGGGAGCCCGTATCGGGAAAAATACAGAAGTGTCCACCGCCAGCAGCGTTACCCATCCCCTGCTTGAAATAGGCAATGGCGCCTTCATCGCAGATGCGGTAACACTCGGCGAGTCCGATGTCCGCGCACAACGACTGATACTCGAAAAAACAGTTATACACGATACCAGCTTCGTAGGCAACAGTGCCCTCATACCACAGGGCTATGAACTGCCACCCAATATGCTCATCGGGGTACTCTCTATCCCTCCTACCAAAGAGCAGATGGCCAACAGCACCGCCCGCGACTGGTTTGGCTCCCCTGCGATCGCCCTCCCGCGCCGCCAGGAAAGCCGTTTCTTCCCACCGGAACTGACCACCAATCCTTCTCCGCAAAGGAAAATGGCCAGAGGATTCATGGAATTTATACGTATCCTCATCCCTGAAACCATCGTGATATGCTGCAGTATCCTCTTCATTGCCTATGCACATGATCTGGTAACTGATAAAGCCTGGTGGCAGGTACTGCTGGGATTCCCCTTCTATTACCTGTTTTTCCTCGGACTGCCCGCATTCTTCTTCACAGTTGTCATGAAATGGGTACTCACCGGCCAGTACCGTTCAATACAGAGCCCGATGTGGACATCCAAAGTATGGCGCAGCGAAGGCACCACTTCCACCTACGAAGCGTTGTCAGTACCTTTCCTGCTCGACTTCCTGCGAGGCACACCCTGGCTGCCTGTATTACTGCGGATGCTGGGTGTTAAAGCCGGTTACCGCGTATGGCTCAACACCACCGATATCACCGAATTTGATATGGTGGAAATAGGTCACGACTCTGCACTCAATGAAGACAGCGGCCCGCAAACCCACCTGTTTGAAGACAGAGTGATGAAAATAGGCGCCATCAAAATCGGCGAGCGCTGCAGCATAGGCGCCCGCACCATTATCCTCTACGATAGCGAAATCGGCGATGATGTCAACATAACACCACTGTCGCTCGTTATGAAAGGAGAAAAACTGCAACCCGGTACCGACTGGACCGGTAGCCCTATCAAACCGGAATAA
- a CDS encoding GNAT family N-acetyltransferase: protein MVTITPIRVSDHYELLAAMMKELHLSELDFFHKTAAWENIRADYMQHVISTQEEYDGTCLLATQDNEPAGFIFAYVEEPDESRIEDYTGNTLYVSDGYVAPAFRRMGIYRQLNDALEAIYIRKGIRRIVRYTLSNNHRMQQFLASQQYEPVRVVYEKWLTPDGKDTIRLFPEQ, encoded by the coding sequence ATGGTAACGATCACGCCTATACGTGTCAGCGATCATTATGAACTGCTGGCTGCCATGATGAAAGAACTGCATCTTTCTGAACTGGACTTCTTTCATAAAACAGCCGCCTGGGAAAACATCCGGGCCGACTATATGCAACATGTGATCTCCACACAGGAAGAATACGACGGTACCTGCCTGCTGGCCACGCAAGACAACGAACCGGCAGGGTTTATCTTCGCCTATGTGGAAGAACCCGACGAAAGCCGCATTGAAGACTATACCGGTAATACACTCTATGTGTCCGACGGATATGTAGCCCCCGCTTTCCGAAGAATGGGCATCTACCGTCAGCTCAACGATGCACTGGAAGCCATCTACATCCGTAAAGGTATCCGCAGGATTGTACGTTATACGCTTAGCAACAACCACCGGATGCAGCAGTTCCTGGCCTCTCAGCAATATGAACCGGTCAGAGTGGTTTACGAAAAATGGCTAACGCCAGATGGCAAGGATACTATACGATTATTTCCAGAGCAATAA